A stretch of Desulfurivibrio alkaliphilus AHT 2 DNA encodes these proteins:
- a CDS encoding DegT/DnrJ/EryC1/StrS family aminotransferase, translated as MPVPLLDLQPQMAPLREEIMAAVAEVIDSTGYILGPRVESLEQALAAYCATGPSENGHGAAQEATGERAVELQGIGVSSGTDALLVALMALEIGPGDLVLTTPYSFFATMGCILRLGAQPVFVDIDPQTYNIDPAALEEFFHTRPAEAARVKACIPVHLYGQAADMGAVLSLCARHGIPVVEDAAQAIGTAVPITHATVTDHGFHEVSGRLPTWRRAGSLGVAGCFSFFPSKNLGGIGDGGLVLCRDEALAEKIRILRVHGGAPKYHHGLVGGNFRLDPIQAVVLEIKLRHLPAWHAARRANADRYRQMFQTAGLLEEGVVLPEAVYRQAAEADGVQDYHIYNQFVIRVRRRDELMAHLQQAGIGCEIYYPVPLHKQGCVAHLACHAEVFPEAERAARETLALPIYPELTVEMQQEVVAAVSSFYRKGAVRN; from the coding sequence ATGCCCGTACCGTTGCTGGATTTACAACCACAAATGGCTCCCCTGCGGGAGGAAATAATGGCGGCCGTGGCGGAGGTGATAGACTCCACCGGCTATATCCTGGGCCCCCGGGTGGAGAGTCTGGAGCAGGCACTGGCGGCTTATTGCGCCACCGGCCCAAGTGAGAATGGGCATGGGGCGGCACAGGAGGCAACAGGCGAAAGAGCGGTGGAATTGCAGGGCATCGGGGTCAGCAGCGGGACCGACGCCTTGCTGGTGGCGCTGATGGCCCTGGAGATCGGGCCGGGCGACCTGGTCTTGACCACCCCCTACAGTTTTTTCGCCACCATGGGGTGTATCCTCCGGCTTGGCGCCCAACCGGTTTTTGTCGACATTGATCCCCAGACCTATAATATCGACCCCGCCGCCCTGGAGGAGTTTTTCCACACTCGGCCGGCCGAGGCGGCCCGGGTCAAGGCCTGTATTCCAGTGCACCTGTACGGGCAGGCGGCCGATATGGGCGCGGTGCTCAGCCTTTGCGCCCGGCATGGAATTCCAGTGGTGGAAGACGCGGCCCAGGCCATCGGCACCGCCGTTCCCATTACCCATGCCACCGTAACCGATCACGGGTTCCACGAGGTAAGCGGTCGCTTACCCACCTGGCGGAGGGCCGGCAGCCTGGGCGTGGCCGGCTGTTTTTCTTTTTTTCCCAGTAAGAATCTCGGTGGTATCGGTGATGGCGGTCTGGTGTTGTGCCGGGATGAGGCGCTGGCCGAGAAAATACGGATCCTGCGGGTACATGGCGGCGCCCCCAAGTATCACCATGGCCTGGTGGGCGGTAACTTCCGGTTGGACCCCATCCAGGCGGTGGTGCTGGAGATCAAGCTGCGGCACCTGCCCGCCTGGCATGCCGCCCGGCGGGCCAATGCCGATCGTTACCGGCAGATGTTTCAAACCGCCGGTCTGCTGGAAGAGGGCGTGGTTCTGCCGGAGGCGGTTTACCGGCAGGCGGCGGAGGCTGACGGTGTACAGGACTATCATATATACAACCAGTTTGTCATCAGGGTTCGCCGACGGGATGAACTGATGGCGCATCTGCAGCAGGCCGGTATCGGCTGTGAGATATACTACCCGGTGCCGTTGCACAAGCAGGGCTGTGTCGCCCATCTGGCTTGTCATGCCGAGGTGTTTCCGGAGGCCGAGCGGGCTGCTCGGGAAACCCTGGCTTTGCCCATTTATCCCGAGTTGACCGTCGAGATGCAGCAGGAAGTGGTGGCGGCGGTGAGCTCCTTTTACCGGAAAGGTGCGGTGCGGAACTGA
- a CDS encoding sigma-70 family RNA polymerase sigma factor, producing the protein MKKDDPEILPPEDGEAELFGDESAADGETAEFHPLVTLDDSANLPVVGNAALHRYLQEISQYRLLSRAETDELARLFKETGDPEAAYKLVTANLRLVVKVAMDFQKYWMQNFLDLIQEGNIGLVQAVKKFDPYRQVKFSYYAAYWIRAYILKFIMDNWRLVKIGTTQAQRKLFFSLNKEKKLLESQGFKPEPKLLAQRLNVKESEVIEMSQRMDNWDMSLESPMREDSGDERKDFLPVAGPSVEERVAADEVREWMAGILDKMRRTLNEKELAILRERLLSDEPATLQEIADRFAISRERVRQIEANLLKKMRTYLENEVPDIKEFLDEFFGPAA; encoded by the coding sequence ATGAAAAAAGATGATCCTGAAATACTGCCCCCGGAGGACGGCGAGGCCGAACTGTTCGGTGACGAGTCGGCAGCCGACGGGGAGACAGCGGAATTTCACCCCCTGGTCACCCTGGATGACTCGGCTAATCTGCCGGTGGTGGGTAATGCCGCTTTGCACCGTTACCTGCAGGAGATCAGCCAGTACCGGCTGCTCAGCCGGGCGGAAACCGACGAGCTGGCGCGCCTTTTCAAGGAGACTGGTGACCCCGAGGCGGCCTATAAACTGGTCACCGCCAACCTGCGCCTGGTGGTCAAGGTGGCCATGGATTTCCAGAAATACTGGATGCAGAACTTTCTCGACCTGATCCAGGAGGGTAATATCGGGCTGGTCCAGGCGGTGAAGAAGTTTGATCCTTACCGCCAGGTTAAATTTTCCTATTATGCCGCTTACTGGATCCGGGCTTATATCCTCAAGTTCATCATGGACAACTGGCGCCTGGTCAAGATCGGCACCACCCAGGCCCAGCGCAAACTTTTTTTCAGTCTCAACAAGGAGAAAAAGCTGCTGGAGTCCCAGGGGTTCAAGCCCGAACCCAAACTGCTGGCCCAGCGCCTTAATGTTAAGGAGAGCGAAGTCATCGAGATGAGCCAGCGCATGGACAACTGGGACATGTCGCTGGAAAGCCCGATGCGGGAAGATTCCGGTGATGAACGCAAGGATTTTCTTCCCGTGGCCGGCCCCAGTGTAGAGGAAAGGGTGGCCGCCGATGAGGTGCGGGAGTGGATGGCCGGCATCCTCGATAAAATGCGGCGAACGTTGAATGAGAAGGAGTTGGCGATTCTCAGGGAGAGGCTGCTCAGCGATGAACCGGCAACCTTGCAGGAGATTGCCGACCGTTTTGCCATCTCCCGAGAGCGGGTGCGCCAGATTGAGGCCAACCTGCTCAAGAAGATGCGGACCTATCTGGAAAACGAGGTTCCCGATATCAAGGAGTTTTTAGATGAGTTTTTTGGGCCGGCGGCCTGA
- the lepA gene encoding translation elongation factor 4: MKNIRNFSIIAHIDHGKSTLADRFIQHCGSVSDREFKDQLLDNMDIERERGITIKSQTICLPYQAADGQQYVFNLVDTPGHVDFSYEVSRALAACEGALLLVDAAQGIEAQTLANLYLAMENDLEIIPVINKIDLPAAEPEKVALEIEEDLGLEAERIQLCSAKTGKGVPELLEAIVKYLPPPTGDPDLPLQAMIFDAQYDSFRGTIISCKVANGRVKAGDQISFCSTGRSHKVEEVGHFRFKKEPAKELAAGEVGYIIAGIKNIADAQVGDTITLKENPCAKPLSGYQPAKQVVFSSIYPVSTEDYEDLATAMEKLTLNDASLTFQKDSSSALGFGFRCGFLGLLHLEVVQERLEREFGLSLILTVPSVNYHVYLNDSTMVEVDNPAYYPDPGSIQRVEEPYIKATIMIPERYMGAVMNLCMERRGVNSNHHYPMPGRIEYTCELPLSEVIYDFYDRLKSLTQGYGSFDYEILDYRTGDLVKMDLLVNGERVDALSQLVHRDNARARGLSACEKLKEEIPRHMFKIAIQAAIGGNIIARTTVAAMRKDVLAKCYGGDITRKRKLLEKQKAGKKKMKTVGNVEIPQSAFLAVLKSDDS, translated from the coding sequence ATGAAAAATATTAGAAATTTCAGCATCATCGCTCATATCGACCACGGCAAATCCACCCTGGCCGACCGCTTTATTCAACACTGCGGCTCGGTAAGCGACCGGGAGTTCAAAGACCAGCTCCTGGACAACATGGATATCGAACGGGAGCGGGGGATCACCATCAAGAGCCAGACCATCTGCTTGCCATACCAGGCCGCCGACGGCCAGCAGTATGTGTTCAACCTGGTGGACACCCCCGGGCACGTTGATTTCAGCTACGAGGTCTCCCGCGCCCTGGCGGCCTGCGAAGGGGCACTGCTGCTGGTGGACGCCGCCCAGGGCATCGAGGCCCAGACCCTGGCCAACCTCTATCTGGCCATGGAAAATGACCTGGAGATCATCCCGGTGATCAACAAGATCGATCTGCCCGCCGCCGAACCGGAAAAAGTGGCCCTGGAAATCGAAGAAGACCTGGGGCTGGAGGCTGAGCGGATCCAGCTCTGTTCAGCCAAGACCGGCAAGGGGGTGCCGGAGTTGCTGGAGGCCATCGTCAAGTACCTGCCGCCACCCACCGGGGATCCGGACCTGCCGCTGCAGGCGATGATTTTCGATGCCCAGTACGACTCCTTCCGGGGCACCATCATCTCCTGCAAGGTGGCCAACGGCCGGGTCAAGGCGGGCGACCAGATCAGCTTCTGTTCCACCGGCCGCAGCCACAAGGTGGAAGAGGTGGGCCATTTTCGCTTTAAAAAGGAACCGGCCAAGGAACTTGCCGCCGGCGAGGTTGGTTATATTATCGCCGGGATCAAAAACATCGCCGATGCCCAGGTGGGGGACACCATCACCCTGAAGGAAAACCCCTGCGCCAAACCACTGTCCGGCTACCAGCCGGCCAAGCAGGTGGTCTTTTCCTCCATCTACCCGGTCTCCACCGAGGATTACGAGGACCTGGCCACCGCCATGGAGAAGCTGACCCTAAACGACGCCTCCCTGACCTTCCAGAAAGATTCTTCCTCCGCCCTGGGTTTCGGCTTCCGCTGCGGCTTTCTGGGGCTTTTGCACCTGGAGGTGGTCCAGGAACGGCTGGAGCGGGAGTTCGGCCTGTCGCTGATTCTCACCGTGCCTTCGGTCAACTACCATGTCTACCTTAACGATTCCACCATGGTGGAGGTGGACAACCCCGCCTATTACCCGGACCCGGGCAGCATCCAGCGGGTGGAAGAGCCCTACATTAAAGCCACCATCATGATCCCGGAGCGCTACATGGGGGCGGTGATGAACCTCTGCATGGAGCGCCGGGGGGTTAACAGCAATCACCACTACCCCATGCCGGGCCGCATCGAGTACACCTGCGAGCTGCCGCTAAGCGAGGTGATCTACGACTTTTACGACCGCCTCAAGTCCCTGACCCAGGGGTACGGCTCCTTCGACTACGAGATACTGGATTACCGTACCGGGGACCTGGTGAAAATGGACTTGCTGGTCAACGGCGAGCGGGTGGACGCCCTGTCGCAACTGGTCCACCGGGATAACGCCCGGGCCCGGGGGCTGTCCGCCTGCGAAAAACTGAAGGAAGAGATCCCCCGCCACATGTTCAAGATCGCCATTCAGGCGGCCATCGGCGGCAACATCATCGCCCGCACCACCGTTGCCGCCATGCGCAAGGACGTACTGGCCAAGTGTTACGGCGGCGATATCACCCGCAAGCGCAAACTGCTGGAGAAACAGAAGGCCGGCAAGAAGAAGATGAAGACGGTGGGCAACGTGGAAATCCCCCAGAGCGCCTTCCTGGCAGTACTGAAATCCGACGACTCGTAA
- the yihA gene encoding ribosome biogenesis GTP-binding protein YihA/YsxC yields the protein MIQVEKVSFVDSVFSLAQLPVGDLPEIAFAGRSNVGKSSLLNCLLRRKNLVKVSARPGKTQSLNFYLVGDQLHLVDLPGYGFARVDKRLQAKWQELITAYLETRPNLRCVVLIIDLRHALKESDRMLAGWLQAQGIPWLPVYTKKDKLSRNQQQRQARLLDAALGVSPKDRLLFSSLSGEGRQELLERLETYLMSTCQGE from the coding sequence ATGATTCAGGTTGAGAAAGTCAGTTTTGTGGACAGCGTTTTCAGCCTGGCCCAGTTGCCGGTTGGGGATCTGCCGGAAATCGCCTTTGCCGGGCGCTCCAACGTGGGTAAGTCCAGCCTGCTCAACTGCCTGTTGCGGCGCAAAAATCTGGTCAAGGTCAGCGCCCGGCCCGGCAAGACCCAGAGCCTCAATTTTTATCTGGTGGGTGATCAGTTGCACCTGGTGGATCTGCCCGGCTACGGCTTTGCCCGGGTGGACAAGCGGCTCCAGGCCAAGTGGCAGGAGTTGATCACCGCCTACCTCGAAACCCGCCCCAACCTGCGCTGCGTGGTGCTGATCATCGACCTGCGCCACGCCCTGAAAGAGTCGGACCGGATGCTGGCCGGCTGGCTCCAGGCCCAGGGAATTCCCTGGCTGCCGGTCTACACCAAGAAGGACAAGCTCTCCCGCAACCAGCAGCAGCGCCAGGCCCGCCTGCTGGATGCCGCTCTGGGCGTCAGCCCCAAGGACCGCCTCCTCTTCTCCTCCCTCAGCGGCGAAGGCCGACAGGAACTGTTGGAAAGACTGGAAACTTATCTTATGAGCACTTGCCAGGGCGAATAG
- the hisG gene encoding ATP phosphoribosyltransferase, with the protein MNQLKLGIPKGSLEKATIELFAKSGWQIKLSSRNYFPEIDDPELSCSICRPQEMSMYIEKEVLDAGITGKDWTLENRSEVVVVADLVYSKVSRKPTRWVLAVPGDSPVKRPEDLEGKKIATELVNFTKEYFASRNINVDIAFSWGATEAKVVSGLADAIVEVTETESTIRAHGLRVIEELMSSNTQLIASKSAWADPWKREKIENIALLLKGALRADRIVGLKMNVPKEKLEEVVGLLPSLRGPTISPLYQQEWFSVETVISEHEVRDLIPRLLRSGAEGIIEYSLNKVI; encoded by the coding sequence ATGAATCAGTTGAAGCTGGGTATTCCCAAAGGCAGTCTGGAAAAGGCCACCATCGAATTGTTTGCCAAGTCGGGCTGGCAGATCAAGCTTTCATCGCGTAATTACTTTCCCGAGATCGACGACCCGGAGCTCAGTTGCTCCATCTGCCGCCCCCAGGAGATGTCCATGTACATCGAAAAGGAGGTGCTGGACGCCGGTATAACCGGCAAGGACTGGACCCTGGAAAACCGCTCCGAGGTGGTGGTGGTGGCGGACCTGGTATACTCCAAGGTCAGCCGCAAGCCCACCCGCTGGGTGCTGGCGGTACCCGGCGATTCGCCGGTGAAGCGGCCGGAAGACCTGGAGGGCAAGAAGATTGCCACCGAGCTGGTCAATTTCACCAAAGAATATTTCGCCTCCCGTAATATCAACGTGGATATCGCCTTTTCCTGGGGGGCCACCGAGGCCAAGGTGGTCTCCGGGCTGGCCGACGCCATTGTCGAGGTCACCGAGACCGAAAGCACCATCCGGGCTCATGGCCTGCGGGTGATCGAAGAGTTGATGAGTTCCAACACCCAGTTGATTGCCAGCAAAAGCGCCTGGGCCGACCCCTGGAAACGGGAAAAGATCGAAAACATCGCCCTGCTGCTGAAAGGGGCGCTACGGGCCGACCGCATCGTGGGCCTGAAGATGAACGTGCCCAAGGAAAAGCTCGAGGAGGTGGTGGGACTGTTGCCCAGCCTGCGGGGGCCCACCATCTCGCCGCTGTATCAGCAGGAATGGTTTTCGGTGGAGACGGTGATCTCCGAGCATGAGGTGCGCGATCTCATTCCCCGCCTGCTCCGAAGCGGGGCCGAAGGAATCATTGAGTATTCGCTGAACAAAGTCATTTGA
- the hisI gene encoding phosphoribosyl-AMP cyclohydrolase: protein MLNFSKGEQGLLPAIVQDQASGEVLMLAYINEESWRRTLATGKAHYWSRSRNKIWLKGESSGHVQLICEIRVDCDADTVVFKVEQLGRAACHTGHRSCFYRRLSADGQELEVTDSPVFDPAEVYQK, encoded by the coding sequence ATGCTTAATTTCAGCAAGGGAGAACAGGGGCTGCTGCCGGCCATTGTCCAGGATCAGGCCAGCGGCGAGGTGCTGATGCTGGCCTATATTAACGAAGAATCCTGGCGGCGGACCCTGGCCACCGGCAAGGCCCACTACTGGAGCCGGTCGCGCAACAAAATCTGGCTGAAAGGGGAGAGTTCGGGCCATGTCCAGCTGATCTGCGAGATCCGGGTGGACTGCGACGCAGATACGGTGGTGTTCAAGGTTGAACAGCTGGGCCGGGCGGCCTGCCACACCGGGCATCGCAGTTGCTTTTACCGGCGTCTGAGCGCCGACGGCCAAGAGTTGGAAGTTACCGATTCCCCGGTTTTTGATCCCGCGGAGGTTTATCAGAAATGA
- a CDS encoding FKBP-type peptidyl-prolyl cis-trans isomerase, with the protein MRKAQENDQVTIQYEGRLASGEVFESSSNTAPMTFRIGEQMILPSLERAILGMTAGQTRTISIPPDEGYGPHLDELEITVRRASFGDQEIKPGMVLAMNMERDGQTHRLPALVKEIEGEQVRVDFNHPLAGEELFYTITVQEVTPAEEKEQ; encoded by the coding sequence ATGCGAAAGGCACAGGAAAACGATCAGGTAACCATCCAGTATGAAGGCCGGTTGGCCAGCGGCGAGGTGTTTGAGTCGTCCAGCAACACCGCTCCCATGACCTTCCGGATCGGCGAACAAATGATTCTGCCCTCTCTGGAGCGGGCCATCCTCGGCATGACCGCCGGTCAGACCCGTACCATCAGCATCCCCCCGGACGAAGGCTACGGGCCTCACCTTGATGAACTGGAAATCACGGTGAGGCGCGCCAGTTTCGGCGACCAGGAAATCAAGCCCGGCATGGTCCTGGCCATGAACATGGAACGCGACGGCCAGACCCACCGCCTGCCGGCCCTGGTTAAGGAAATTGAAGGCGAGCAGGTCCGGGTGGACTTCAACCATCCTCTGGCCGGGGAAGAGCTTTTTTACACCATCACCGTCCAGGAAGTAACCCCCGCCGAGGAGAAAGAGCAGTAA
- the phnD gene encoding phosphate/phosphite/phosphonate ABC transporter substrate-binding protein, which yields MEKSINKRSSQGKKNNPTGGRWRLLLPLLCLWFIFYPQTQATGAAAGHLTLWVHPYLPATELVNRFTPLAEYLAAGLDRPVEIRVPQNYQTHVEVVGRNQADLAFMGPAGYVAMRRQYGEKPLLAVLEEKGSILFHGVIIVRQDSLLHELGQVKGQSFAFGDPHSTMSYLVPRAMLARAGVELADLARYDFLNSHHDVALGVLGGYFAAGGVKDEVFDYYQPRGLRALAVSPPIPDHLFATRSNLDTGTVERLRELLLAVNEHPDRQLILGSIKDGLTGLRPVTAEDYDELAALTEEFDDD from the coding sequence ATGGAAAAATCTATCAACAAACGATCCAGCCAAGGTAAAAAAAATAATCCGACTGGCGGCCGCTGGCGGTTGCTGTTGCCTCTGCTGTGCCTCTGGTTCATCTTTTACCCTCAAACCCAGGCGACCGGCGCGGCAGCAGGCCACCTTACCTTGTGGGTGCACCCCTATTTACCGGCCACCGAGCTGGTCAACCGTTTCACCCCACTGGCCGAGTACCTGGCCGCCGGGCTGGATCGCCCGGTGGAAATCAGGGTGCCCCAGAATTATCAGACCCACGTGGAGGTGGTCGGTCGCAACCAGGCCGACCTGGCCTTCATGGGACCGGCGGGCTACGTTGCCATGCGCCGCCAGTACGGCGAAAAACCGCTACTGGCGGTGCTGGAGGAGAAGGGCTCAATCTTATTTCACGGCGTGATCATCGTCCGCCAGGATTCACTGCTGCACGAACTTGGCCAAGTCAAAGGACAATCTTTTGCCTTCGGCGACCCCCACTCCACCATGAGCTATCTGGTCCCCCGGGCCATGCTGGCCCGGGCCGGGGTGGAATTGGCCGACCTGGCCCGTTACGATTTTCTCAACTCCCACCACGACGTGGCCCTGGGGGTGCTGGGGGGCTATTTTGCCGCCGGCGGAGTCAAGGATGAGGTCTTCGATTACTACCAGCCCCGGGGGCTCAGGGCCCTGGCCGTCAGTCCGCCGATCCCCGACCACCTCTTTGCTACCCGCAGCAACCTGGACACCGGCACGGTTGAGCGGTTGCGGGAACTGCTGCTGGCCGTCAACGAGCACCCCGACCGGCAGCTCATATTGGGCAGCATCAAAGATGGCCTCACCGGCCTGCGGCCGGTTACGGCGGAAGATTACGATGAACTGGCCGCCCTGACCGAAGAATTCGACGATGACTGA
- a CDS encoding sensor histidine kinase has product MTEQPPTSQPELFSYRRVIAGMLAVLLLVLGLTNYLLLHQQRQAQLAEVETQLNYQLQAAATFMTEPLLKYQFADVEQFMQQWSAHHEDVLLFEAHTPTGHLLSRFSRQSESPFVITRRHPVTYQDQTLLTLTLSKDYRQAEIILQEMRNRLLLISLTITAVLGLMLWLVFRHLALAPLEREISKRRQAEQELNATNKELDAFAYSISHDLRAPLRGIDGFSQALLEDYHDQLDDTGQDYLRRVRAGCSRMGHLIDDMLQLSRLSRGEINWRRVDLSAMAIESIAELQKNEAQRQVEVAIEPNVQVIGDPVLLRAVLDNLLGNAWKFTGKTEQPAISFGTVQKDGRTACFIRDNGAGFDMTYADKVFTAFQRLHSPKEFEGTGIGLATVQRIIHRHGGLIWVEAEEGKGAVFYFTLDRGTP; this is encoded by the coding sequence ATGACTGAACAACCGCCCACCTCTCAGCCGGAGCTGTTTTCCTATCGGCGGGTAATCGCCGGGATGCTGGCGGTACTGCTGCTGGTTCTGGGGCTGACCAACTACCTGCTGCTGCACCAGCAGCGCCAGGCTCAACTGGCCGAGGTGGAAACCCAGCTTAATTATCAACTGCAGGCCGCCGCCACCTTCATGACCGAGCCGCTGCTGAAATACCAGTTCGCCGACGTCGAGCAGTTCATGCAGCAATGGAGCGCCCACCACGAGGACGTGCTGCTCTTCGAGGCCCACACTCCCACCGGCCATCTCCTCAGCCGCTTTTCCCGGCAGTCGGAATCCCCCTTTGTCATCACCCGCCGCCACCCGGTAACCTACCAGGACCAAACCCTGCTGACCCTGACCTTAAGCAAGGATTACCGCCAGGCGGAAATAATTCTGCAAGAGATGCGCAACCGGCTGCTGCTTATCTCCTTAACCATTACCGCCGTGCTGGGCCTGATGCTCTGGCTGGTTTTCCGCCATCTGGCCCTTGCCCCTCTGGAACGGGAGATCAGCAAGCGCCGGCAGGCCGAGCAGGAGCTGAACGCCACCAACAAAGAACTGGATGCCTTCGCCTACTCAATCTCCCACGATCTGCGCGCCCCATTGCGAGGTATTGACGGTTTCAGCCAGGCCCTGCTAGAGGACTACCATGACCAACTCGACGACACCGGCCAGGACTATCTCCGGCGGGTCCGGGCCGGCTGTTCGCGGATGGGCCACCTCATCGACGACATGCTGCAACTCTCCCGGCTCTCCCGGGGTGAGATCAACTGGCGCCGGGTGGACCTGAGCGCCATGGCCATTGAAAGCATTGCCGAACTGCAGAAAAACGAAGCCCAGCGGCAGGTTGAGGTGGCCATCGAGCCCAACGTACAGGTCATTGGCGACCCGGTCCTGCTGCGGGCGGTATTGGACAACCTGCTGGGCAACGCCTGGAAGTTCACCGGCAAGACCGAACAGCCGGCAATCAGCTTCGGCACAGTGCAAAAGGATGGCCGCACCGCCTGCTTTATCCGGGATAACGGGGCCGGCTTCGACATGACTTATGCCGACAAGGTCTTCACCGCATTCCAGCGCCTGCACAGCCCCAAGGAGTTCGAAGGCACCGGCATCGGCCTGGCCACGGTACAGCGGATCATCCACCGCCACGGCGGCCTGATCTGGGTTGAGGCCGAAGAAGGTAAAGGGGCCGTTTTTTATTTTACCCTGGACCGGGGAACCCCTTAA
- a CDS encoding response regulator, whose amino-acid sequence MSDKIILLVEDNPDDEALTIRALKKNNILNEVVVARDGAEALDYLFGRGAFAGRDPAVLPELVLLDINLPKLNGLEVLEKIRADPRTELLPVVMLTTSNEEQDLLKSYLLRANSFIRKPVDFTQFSEAIRQLGVYWLVLNQGPPKKQG is encoded by the coding sequence ATGAGTGACAAAATAATCCTGCTGGTGGAAGACAATCCCGACGATGAAGCCCTGACCATCCGGGCCCTCAAAAAAAACAACATCTTAAACGAGGTGGTGGTGGCCAGGGACGGGGCCGAGGCCTTGGACTACCTTTTCGGCCGCGGCGCGTTTGCCGGCCGTGATCCGGCCGTGCTGCCCGAACTGGTCCTGCTGGACATCAACCTGCCCAAGCTCAACGGCCTGGAGGTACTGGAAAAAATCCGGGCCGATCCGCGCACCGAGCTGCTGCCGGTGGTCATGCTCACCACCTCCAACGAGGAACAGGACCTGCTCAAAAGCTATCTTTTGCGGGCCAACAGCTTTATCCGCAAACCGGTGGATTTCACTCAGTTCAGCGAGGCCATTCGCCAACTCGGCGTCTACTGGCTGGTGCTGAATCAGGGACCACCCAAGAAACAGGGCTGA